The stretch of DNA CTTCTTCGGTGTTCTTCGTGTCGAACACCTCTGTTTCAGGGGCTGCAGTACATCCGTCGGTCAGCACAATAATCCGGCCGCGCGGATGTTCACCAGTGAGCTGAATCGCCAAATCAACGGCAGGTTTCAGTTCTGTGGGGCCGGTCAGTGGAACCAGCCGGTCAAGCGCCCGGTGCAGCGTCGGCAGATGACGGCACATACCGACCAGAACTTCCGGTCTGACTCCTGCTGTTACGATGGCCATTTCATCGTACGCACGGAGTCCGTTCACTCTGTTGCGGGCATCGCTGAGAGCAGCTGCAAACCGGGTCGGTTTGACGTCAGCAGCGTGCATACTGGCCGATCGATCGATGACCAAAACCTGGCGTCGTGGTTCCGTCTGTTGCCAGGGCAGATCGGGGTCTGCCACTGCCAGGGCCAGCAGCAGCAGCAGCAGCAGCTGTAGCAGCAGTGACAGCAGATGTCGGAAAGACTGCCACAGGGACCGCGGCGGCTTTTCTTCGTAAATCTGTTTCCAGAACAGGTTGGTGGACACAGGGATACGGCGCAACCGTACCTTAAGGAAGTACAGTGCAATGATCGGCACCGCAAATACCAGCCAAAACAAAGCTGCTGAAACACCAGTTGACAAGGTGGTGAGACTTCTTTCTTCAGTAAATGTATTCAGATTGCATCAGATGTTAGGGAGCACCCGGCGAGGCGTTGCCTCACCGGGTGTATCAGTACGCGGTGTCTGAAAATCAGTTGCGTTAGATCCTCAATTCTCTGTTGACATGCGGCGTTCCTGATTCTCGCATCATGTGCATGACAAGATCGTCAAACTTCACCGTACTGGGTGACTGTGTGCAGCCAAGGTTGTAGTTGCGACAGTAGTTCCGTACGGAGCGCTGATGATCATCAAACAATTGCTTGTATGCCCGTGCATTGCGTTCTGTCACTGTAACTTTGCGCAACGATTCATTTTCCACGTCATACAGTTCGACATCTCCAAGTAGTTCCGGATTGGCTTCCATCGTACCGTGCAGCTGAAGAACATGACCATCGAACCTGCGGTATCGCAGCTGGTCCAGTCCGGATTGAAATCCGGATTCGTCAAACAGATCACTCACCACGACCGCGAGTCCTGCACGACGCGTGCGATGGAGCAGTCCCTGTACGGAACGACTCAGTGCCGTGTCGGAGTTACTGAACTGCTGTGCTTCCAGGAAACGCATCAGCGGAACAATTCCTGCTTTTCCACGGGTCAGCGGAAACTCACTGATAATGTCTTCACTGAATGTCAGTACTGTGATTCGATCCAGATCAGCCAGGGCGATATATGCAAGGGCTGCTACCAGTTGCCGTGCCAGGTTGAACTTGGATGGTTCACCAAAGCTCATACTGCGTGAACAGTCCAGCATAAAAAAGACCTGCAGGTCCTGTTCTTCCTGAAATCGTTTCAACAGGAGGTCGCCATGTCGGGCATAGACATTCCAGTCCAGATATCGAAAGTCATCGCCTGGTGTATATTCTCGGTGAC from Fuerstiella sp. encodes:
- a CDS encoding DUF58 domain-containing protein, with the protein product MLFPSDFLTRLEYLSIVSKRVFRGSLLAQRRTTQPGSGIEFSGHREYTPGDDFRYLDWNVYARHGDLLLKRFQEEQDLQVFFMLDCSRSMSFGEPSKFNLARQLVAALAYIALADLDRITVLTFSEDIISEFPLTRGKAGIVPLMRFLEAQQFSNSDTALSRSVQGLLHRTRRAGLAVVVSDLFDESGFQSGLDQLRYRRFDGHVLQLHGTMEANPELLGDVELYDVENESLRKVTVTERNARAYKQLFDDHQRSVRNYCRNYNLGCTQSPSTVKFDDLVMHMMRESGTPHVNRELRI